A stretch of the Zerene cesonia ecotype Mississippi chromosome 4, Zerene_cesonia_1.1, whole genome shotgun sequence genome encodes the following:
- the LOC119839656 gene encoding cell adhesion molecule 1-like has product MQWSGLNLVCLALCCFHTASEPLHIEDHVRTRRSDEKDGLALSREIFRNITKKLRESIREGPTDNDHLLQGKVEESRQYAPYQELHHHERHWGPYFEERNITQVTAHVGAEALLNCRVVMLKDKTVMWLRHTTETAQLLTVGPAPYAGDNRVASKFQYPNNWRLSINPVKWSDAGRYMCQISTHPPRTIYTDLTVLPPVLTINGDSTHDVKDKFYKAGSSIKLTCVISDEFVTTLPTKVPMIITTPTTSAPLTTTTEMTTKMSTILNKLDLMLNKSWSVETTTITSTVSISTTTKSVEAKTEVTVQPVTRPVLNNIYGLVWRKQGKDIVNFITWRNMSATFSVSAASQNDSGLYSCHLLNHSQVSINVHVLSGENQAAVHHDTWNKGSLFWQPQILYLLAIVLLSSFFT; this is encoded by the exons ATGCAGTGGAGCGGCCTTAACCTTGTGTGTTTAGCGTTATGCTGTTTCCATACTGCATCAg AACCGTTGCATATAGAAGATCACGTCCGAACGCGCCGAAGCGATGAGAAGGACGGCTTGGCATTATCCAGAGAGATTTTCAGGAACATTACTAAGAAATTGCGAGAAAGCATACGAGAGGGTCCGACTGACAACGATCATTTATTACAGG GTAAAGTTGAGGAGTCCCGCCAGTATGCCCCATACCAGGAATTGCACCACCACGAGCGGCACTGGGGACCGTATTTCGAAGAGAGGAACATTACGCAAGTGACGGCACATGTAGGGGCCGAGGCGCTGCTCAATTGCAGGGTCGTTATGCTCAAGGATAAAACT GTAATGTGGCTCCGTCACACAACAGAAACGGCTCAACTCTTAACCGTTGGGCCCGCGCCGTACGCCGGCGACAATCGCGTAGCTTCGAAATTCCAATATCCTAATAACTGGAGATTGAGCATCAACCCCGTGAAGTGGTCGGACGCCGGCCGGTACATGTGCCAAATATCGACTCACCCGCCAAGAACGATATATACAGATTTGACTGTGTTAC CTCCTGTTCTCACAATTAACGGTGATTCCACGCACGATGTCAAGGACAAATTTTACAAAGCAGGAAGCTCCATAAAGCTAACATGCGTAATATCTGACGAGTTTGTAACCACATTACCTACAAAAGTACCAATGATAATAACTACGCCAACCACGTCAGCCCCCCTCACAACCACCACAGAAATGACTACGAAAATgagtacaatattaaataaattagatttaatgttaaataagaGTTGGAGCGTAGAAACTACGACGATAACGTCGACTGTTAGTATAAGTACCACTACAAAAAGCGTTGAGGCGAAGACAGAAGTGACTGTGCAGCCAGTCACTAGGCcagtattgaataatatttatggttTAGTGTGGAGGAAACAAGGGAAGGACATAGTGAATTTTATTACGTGGAGAAATATGAG TGCCACATTTAGCGTATCTGCAGCATCACAGAACGACAGTGGTCTATATAGCTGTCATTTGTTGAACCACTCACAAGTTTCTATTAATGTACATGTCCTAAGTG gCGAAAATCAAGCGGCAGTCCACCACGATACATGGAACAAGGGTTCATTGTTTTGGCAACCTCAGATACTATACCTACTCGCTATTGTCCTACTTTCATCATTTTTTACTTGa